One Enterococcus silesiacus genomic window carries:
- a CDS encoding aspartate kinase (catalyzes the formation of 4-phospho-L-aspartate from L-aspartate and ATP; lysine and threonine sensitive) — protein MKVTKFGGSSLASATQLEKVLHIVKEDTSRKFVVVSAPGKRSSEDIKVTDLLISYYNRYLNNENTTEIIGKIVRRYEAILDDLGLTKEVLNDIQQAIQQLSTLSKDNNPHLLDAFLASGEDNNAKLVAAFFQQRGLNARYTNPKDIGIIVSDEPGNARILPSSAKKINQFKTTEEILVIPGFFGFTEAGDICTFSRGGSDITGSIVAAGVEADIYENFTDVNGIFVAHPGIIHEPRTIKELTYREMRELAYAGFAVLHDEALMPAYRANIPVVIKNTNNPEHPGTLITTSRTVKHDPVVGIASDQGFASIYISKYLMNRELGFGRRLLQILEELGLSYEHMPSGIDDISIILRERQLTIEIEEELMKRLELELEPDELRITHGLSMLMVVGEGMRQRIGVMADSTAALAFNKINLEMINQGSSEVSIMFGIQENQEKKAIQALYKTFFED, from the coding sequence GTGAAAGTCACAAAATTTGGCGGCAGCTCGCTGGCATCCGCTACACAATTAGAGAAAGTTTTACACATCGTAAAAGAAGACACTTCACGAAAGTTTGTGGTTGTTTCAGCTCCTGGTAAGCGTTCTTCTGAAGATATCAAGGTAACGGATTTACTAATTTCCTACTATAATCGGTATTTAAATAATGAAAATACTACTGAAATCATCGGAAAAATTGTGCGTCGCTATGAAGCCATTTTAGATGATCTTGGTCTAACAAAAGAAGTTTTAAACGATATTCAACAAGCCATTCAACAACTGTCTACTTTGTCTAAAGATAATAACCCACATCTACTTGATGCTTTTTTAGCCAGTGGTGAGGATAATAATGCTAAATTAGTTGCTGCTTTCTTTCAACAGCGAGGGCTAAATGCCCGTTACACCAATCCAAAGGATATTGGAATCATCGTTTCAGATGAACCGGGCAACGCACGAATTTTGCCTTCTTCCGCTAAAAAGATCAATCAGTTTAAAACAACAGAAGAAATTCTAGTGATTCCAGGCTTTTTTGGGTTTACAGAAGCTGGAGACATTTGTACATTTTCCAGAGGCGGATCAGATATCACGGGTTCGATCGTTGCAGCAGGTGTAGAAGCTGATATTTATGAAAACTTTACTGACGTCAATGGTATTTTCGTTGCTCATCCCGGAATCATTCATGAACCACGAACAATTAAAGAACTAACCTATCGAGAAATGCGGGAATTAGCGTACGCTGGATTTGCAGTGTTGCATGATGAAGCTTTGATGCCTGCATACCGTGCTAATATTCCAGTAGTCATCAAAAATACGAATAATCCTGAACATCCTGGTACATTGATTACAACTTCAAGAACCGTTAAACACGATCCTGTTGTCGGAATTGCTAGTGATCAAGGGTTTGCCAGTATTTATATTAGTAAGTATCTAATGAATAGAGAGTTAGGTTTTGGCCGCCGGTTACTGCAAATTCTTGAAGAGTTAGGGCTTAGCTATGAACATATGCCATCTGGGATCGATGATATTTCCATTATTTTAAGGGAACGTCAATTAACGATCGAAATCGAAGAAGAATTGATGAAACGCTTAGAACTTGAACTTGAACCTGATGAGTTGCGGATCACGCATGGTTTATCGATGTTAATGGTCGTCGGCGAAGGCATGCGCCAACGAATTGGGGTTATGGCTGATAGTACTGCAGCTTTAGCATTCAATAAAATAAATTTGGAAATGATCAACCAAGGATCTTCTGAGGTCAGTATTATGTTTGGCATTCAAGAGAATCAGGAGAAAAAAGCGATCCAAGCCTTGTATAAAACCTTTTTTGAAGATTAA